The proteins below come from a single Plasmodium sp. gorilla clade G2 genome assembly, chromosome: 13 genomic window:
- a CDS encoding exoribonuclease, putative, translating to MRNKRKKNGKNKHKGKRKNDRLGKIKRKKVVDIKEEKEKDNEKRLEVSFYGYRNIYLKDIHNFIINLRLGKYIFKNELFDIKNNECLNNLIMVIIPNLSNYCVKDISTDNVFNKLQRNNNFRKIHTESCLKKYYNNIILKALSVSVLKQRKKNYTQHIFNLNKYLLTKEQMLLNKYPTENMDEYINMNNIEYIKNDKNIRDIKIYLTETMNSINVLHMNNDCSVKEYNKKNKINKSQLVNNTNDNQYSFSNVKCNNENYINNENKENEENNFEKQNIFTQEHIQLYADILEKLIKASQNIKKNDNSEIANGNISNMESSTKHISSKNINDKNDEINRQKNEHTIQTIPNEQYGDSMNHLNLGNIVSHKINEMYNENRNVNEPIKINGYNDDDHNNDISFCDENMDKSNDINNSCDEDNLIEENNYGEFDLDNIYSIDCEMCETINNQRELTKITVVDAYMNIIYDSYVIPDNKITNYLTLYSGINESTLENVTTKLKDVQEHLKKFINKKSILIGHSLENDLHALKIAHNYVIDTSIIYCNSGYYPKPSLFQLSKKHLNIIMKRENGHNSIDDAKISMFLALKKMSEFDSNEFSTFYEALPTFLNKDNFIQVKNSILCEEDINYKYEKSLCIFDSKNKYIEERIPKIFLKNSFYCVCENDDECSENLIMNIKNENKLKNYILILRDYENLCNDKIFNCIQNVHNSNFKIEDSEKIFEVPSRVETNEVLKKISANIEKIYNNMSKNDVLILLSFNNNYLAEEKVKETFFLAKDIFYSNIDMEEKLNNIKDKINSLQKIINKKKNNNEVINYSFYEFQDLLLNYDKFVLNYLNENKNNDKNIYIINSLTNLKNILNINSKKKEFNGWFSLLLKN from the exons ATGAGGAACAAACGAAAAAAGAATGGTAAGAATAAACATAAGGGGAAGAGAAAAAATGACAGATTAGGAAAGATTAAACGTAAAAAAGTAGtagatataaaagaagagaaagaaaaagataatgAGAAGAGATTAGAAGTGTCCTTTTATGGATATcggaatatatatttaaaagatattcataattttataataaatttaaggcttgggaaatatatatttaagaatgaattatttgatataaagaataatgaatgtttaaataatttaattatggTTATAATACCAAATTTATCAAATTATTGTGTAAAAGATATATCAACAGATAatgtatttaataaattacaaagaaataataatttcagAAAAATACATACAGAAAGTtgtttgaaaaaatattataataatattatattaaaagcATTAAGTGTTTCTGTTTTAAAACagaggaaaaaaaattacacacaacatatatttaatttaaataaatatttattaactaAAGAACAAAtgcttttaaataaatatcctACAGAAAATAtggatgaatatataaatatgaataatatagaatatattaaaaatgacaaaaatatacgtgatataaaaatatatttaacagAAACGATGAATTCAATAAATGTTcttcatatgaataatgatTGTTCAGTTaaggaatataataaaaaaaataaaataaataaatcacAGCTagttaataatacaaatgataatcAATATAGTTTCAGTAATGtaaaatgtaataatgaaaattatattaataatgagaataaagaaaatgaagaaaataattttgaaaagcaaaatatttttactcAAGAACATATTCAATTATATGCAGATATTTtggaaaaattaataaaagcatcacaaaatataaaaaaaaatgataacagTGAAATTGCAAATGgtaatatatctaatatgGAATCGTCAACAAAACATATatcatcaaaaaatataaatgataaaaatgatgaaattaacagacaaaaaaatgaacacaCTATACAGACTATACCTAATGAACAATATGGTGATAGTATGAATCATTTAAATTTGGGTAATATAGTAAGTcacaaaataaatgaaatgtATAATGAAAATAGAAATGTGAATGAGccgataaaaataaatggttataatgatgatgatcataataatgatatatcattttgtgatgaaaatatggataaatctaatgatataaataattcgtgtgatgaagataatttaattgaagaaaataattatggaGAATTCGatttagataatatatatagtatagaTTGTGAAATGTGTGAAACAATAAATAATCAAAGAGAATTAACCAAAATTACAGTAGTTGATgcttatatgaatattatatatgattcTTATGTTATTCCagataataaaattacaaaTTATTTAACTTTATATTCAGGTATTAATGAAAGTACATTAGAAAATGTAACTACCAAATTAAAAGATGTACAagaacatttaaaaaaatttattaataaaaaatctaTACTAATAGGACATTCTTTAGAAAACGATTTACATGCTCTTAAAATAGCTCATAATTATGTTATTGACAcatctattatatattgtaattcTGGTTACTATCCAAAGCCATCTTTATTTCAACTTTCAAAGAAACACttgaatataattatgaagaGAGAAAATGGTCATAATTCAATAGACGACGCAAAAATTAGTATGTTCCTGGCATTAAAAaag atgAGCGAATTTGATAGCAATGAATTTTCCACTTTCTATGAAGCACTCCCCACATTTCTTAACAAAGATAATTTCATTCAAGTAAAAAACTCCATTCTTTGTGAagaagatataaattataaatacgAAAAATCTTTGTGTATATTTGATtcaaagaataaatatatagaagaaagaataccaaaaatatttttgaagaATTCTTTTTATTGTGTTTgtgaaaatgatgatgagTGCTcagaaaatttaataatgaatataaaaaatgaaaataaattaaaaaattatattttaattttacgtgattatgaaaatttgtgtaatgataaaatatttaattgtaTTCAGAATGTACATAAttcaaattttaaaatagaagatagtgaaaaaatatttgaagtACCATCGCGTGTAGAAACTAATGAAgtacttaaaaaaataagtgcaaatatagaaaaaatatataataatatgtcaaAAAATGATGTTTTAATacttttatcttttaataataattatttagcTGAAGAAAAAGTAAAAGAAACCTTTTTCTTAGCAAAAGATATTTTCTATTCTAATATTGATATGGAAGAAAagttgaataatataaaagataaaattaattctcttcaaaaaattattaataaaaaaaaaaataacaatgaagttattaattattcattttatgaaTTCCAAGATTTATTACTTAATTATGATAAATTTGTtcttaattatttaaatgaaaataaaaataatgacaaaaacatttatattataaattcttTGACAAatctaaaaaatattctCAATATTAATTCGAAAAAGAAGGAGTTCAACGGATGGTTCTCCTTACtattaaaaaattga